The Planococcus versutus genome contains a region encoding:
- the ccpA gene encoding catabolite control protein A, with amino-acid sequence MTVTIYDVAREANVSMATVSRVVNANQNVKPATRKKVLKVIEELGYRPNAVARGLASKKTTTVGVIIPDISNSLYAELARGIEDIATMYRYNIILSNSDQNENKELQLLETMLGKQVDGIVFMSDVISTELLKEMKRSPTPIVLAGSIDESATIASVNIDYYGAAYEAMKKFIDNGHKKIAFISGPFTSMINKEYKLKAYKEALADAELGYDEKLVVECNNSYDEGIAAAQSLLAMEPTAYFVSNDEMSVGVIHALEEQGKNIPLDVEIISYENSKLARMARPTLTSVAFPLYDIGAVSMRLLTKYMNKEEIEEKQVILPYRIEERQSTKND; translated from the coding sequence ATGACCGTTACGATATATGATGTAGCAAGAGAAGCAAACGTTTCCATGGCAACTGTGTCACGTGTAGTTAATGCCAATCAAAACGTTAAGCCGGCTACGAGAAAGAAAGTATTGAAAGTTATTGAAGAATTAGGTTATCGTCCAAATGCAGTAGCAAGGGGACTTGCCAGTAAAAAAACAACAACGGTCGGCGTCATTATACCCGATATTTCCAATAGCCTGTATGCTGAATTGGCTCGTGGAATTGAAGATATCGCGACAATGTATCGCTATAATATTATTTTGTCGAATTCAGATCAAAACGAAAACAAAGAACTTCAGTTATTGGAAACCATGCTCGGAAAGCAAGTAGATGGAATTGTATTCATGAGTGATGTCATTTCAACTGAACTGCTAAAAGAAATGAAACGTTCTCCAACGCCTATTGTGTTAGCTGGATCTATTGATGAATCTGCGACGATTGCTTCGGTTAATATTGATTATTATGGAGCCGCTTATGAAGCAATGAAGAAATTTATTGATAATGGACACAAGAAAATTGCGTTCATTTCAGGACCGTTCACTTCAATGATCAACAAAGAGTATAAACTAAAAGCTTACAAAGAAGCGTTAGCAGATGCTGAATTAGGTTACGATGAAAAACTGGTAGTTGAGTGTAACAACTCATACGACGAAGGTATAGCAGCCGCACAAAGCTTATTGGCAATGGAGCCTACTGCTTATTTTGTCAGTAATGATGAAATGTCGGTTGGTGTAATTCATGCTTTAGAAGAACAAGGCAAAAACATTCCATTAGATGTAGAAATTATTAGTTATGAAAATTCTAAGCTCGCGCGTATGGCGCGTCCAACGTTAACCTCTGTTGCGTTTCCACTGTACGACATTGGTGCTGTTTCCATGCGTTTGTTGACAAAGTACATGAACAAAGAAGAAATTGAAGAAAAGCAAGTAATTTTGCCTTACCGAATTGAAGAAAGACAATCAACTAAAAACGATTAA
- a CDS encoding bifunctional 3-deoxy-7-phosphoheptulonate synthase/chorismate mutase produces the protein MNNLDLEQLREKVDAVNLQILSLINERASVIQNIGKLKEKQGVTRYDPLRERHMLDLLKDNNDGPLDQKTVDHIFKEIFKSALDMQEEDIRKALLVSRKKKADDTVITINGEQIGAGDPSFIFGPCAVESQEQVMKVAEAIGGKGLKMIRGGAYKPRTSPYDFQGLGLDGLKMLKKAADQYKLAVVSEIVTPGHLEAALDYVDVVQVGARNMQNFELLKAVGQINKPVLLKRGMSATVDEFIHAAEYIIASGNENIILCERGIRTYEKATRNTLDISAVPILKQETHLPVFVDVTHSTGRRDLLLPAAKAAIAIGADGVMAEVHPDPAVALSDAQQQMDLGQFDEYYEALMKFMKQYEMKV, from the coding sequence ATGAATAATTTAGATTTAGAGCAGCTTAGAGAAAAAGTAGATGCAGTCAACCTGCAGATTCTGTCTCTTATTAATGAGAGAGCTTCCGTAATTCAAAATATCGGAAAATTAAAAGAAAAACAAGGAGTCACTCGTTACGATCCTTTACGCGAACGCCACATGTTAGATTTGTTAAAAGATAATAATGACGGTCCATTAGATCAAAAAACTGTTGACCATATTTTTAAAGAAATTTTTAAATCGGCATTGGATATGCAAGAAGAAGATATTCGCAAAGCTTTACTTGTTTCACGCAAGAAGAAAGCGGATGACACTGTGATTACGATTAACGGTGAGCAAATAGGCGCAGGAGATCCTTCGTTTATTTTTGGACCTTGCGCAGTAGAATCCCAAGAACAAGTGATGAAAGTTGCTGAAGCAATTGGTGGAAAAGGATTGAAAATGATTCGTGGTGGAGCTTACAAGCCGCGCACATCTCCTTACGATTTCCAAGGACTTGGATTAGACGGATTGAAGATGTTGAAAAAAGCTGCAGATCAATACAAGCTAGCTGTCGTTTCGGAAATTGTTACACCGGGACATCTTGAAGCGGCTCTTGATTATGTAGACGTTGTCCAAGTTGGTGCACGCAATATGCAGAACTTTGAATTATTAAAAGCAGTAGGACAGATCAATAAACCTGTTCTTTTGAAACGTGGAATGTCAGCAACTGTCGATGAATTTATTCATGCAGCTGAATACATCATCGCTTCAGGAAATGAAAACATTATTTTATGTGAGCGTGGAATTCGTACGTACGAAAAAGCAACACGCAATACATTAGATATTTCAGCAGTGCCGATTTTAAAACAAGAAACACACCTTCCCGTTTTTGTTGACGTAACTCACTCAACGGGTCGCCGTGATTTATTGCTTCCGGCAGCGAAAGCGGCTATCGCGATTGGCGCAGATGGCGTAATGGCTGAAGTTCATCCAGACCCAGCGGTTGCATTATCAGATGCTCAACAGCAAATGGATTTAGGGCAATTCGATGAGTACTACGAGGCTTTAATGAAATTCATGAAACAATATGAAATGAAAGTATAA